Proteins encoded within one genomic window of Setaria italica strain Yugu1 chromosome IV, Setaria_italica_v2.0, whole genome shotgun sequence:
- the LOC101775141 gene encoding uncharacterized protein LOC101775141 — MYPRQPLRTVHQQQTLWDAIDQVVRIGWIGYRIYLYMHGFRRPGFIILWVLTLIKAAQRVATVEVAKRSFAVGKNTHLVVGYTAQMLEDEDLRDEREEGAVLLRKCWYAVMGEDRLKRKVGPDGYRVEVELPESDEEIKKDLVTVGDIWELAEGSDGKPADRLLTDHPKLKDLCLAFALFKLLRARFENLHVDKDVVVKNRDLIFRGLRGGDGDHDREAGSSSSDRDEDRRREDHTERAFHVVELELNFVMDYYHSVVPVVLCSPWFLVGNYLFVFLIVVNQAIMVLFITGNGRLLQIIGCLARDVVTLSRRAIDLLRCLGHKLLRTVIIAFSSFNILVSLMLFLTFILMEAWEFVVYVLSDWFLVSMLCEYARRPTWQSSRCVSKSFRALLWAKQVGRPRAGMCFNQVCVLDLRRHTPWVVISKVLRHRFLGAPSVRVPAEVKRAVFASLAAKATGGEPLSNGVAVLHSRGHQELLSVTHVILVWHIATSIFEMKNAAGAAGTTRSAEETVATTLSKYCAYLVACASELLPENQEGSERVYKCVKRALRSALSRKRRRSKSETRFDQVMRIEGPDPDVAANMGAELGKQLLEDCGFDGGNVGHGWALLAELWTELVIYIAPSEKIDGHAEALAQGGEFITLLWALATHAGITR; from the exons atgtatccccgacagccGCTGCGCACTGTGCACCAGCAGCAGACGCTCTGGGACGCCATCGACCAGGTCGTCCGCATCGGGTGGATCGGCTACCGCATCTACTTGTACATGCACGGGTTCCGGAGGCCAGGCTTCATCATCCTCTGGGTGCTAACCCTTATCAAGGCCGCCCAGAGGGTGGCCACCGTCGAGGTCGCGAAGCGCTCCTTCGCCGTCGGCAAGAACACTCACCTCGTCGTGGGTTACACCGCCCAGATGCTGGAAGACGAGGACTTGAGAGACGAGCGGGAGGAAGGCGCCGTGCTTCTGAGGAAGTGTTGGTACGCAGTCATGGGGGAGGACAGGCTCAAGAGGAAAGTCGGCCCCGACGGCTACCGTGTGGAGGTGGAGCTCCCGGAGTCGGACGAGGAGATAAAGAAGGATCTCGTCACCGTGGGCGACATTTGGGAGCTGGCGGAAGGAAGCGACGGCAAGCCGGCGGACAGGTTGCTGACGGACCATCCCAAACTAAAGGATCTCTGCCTCGCCTTTGCTCTGTTCAAGCTGCTGCGCGCGAGGTTCGAGAACCTCCACGTCGACAAAGACGTGGTCGTGAAGAACCGCGATCTCATCTTCCGAGGGCTccgcggcggtgacggcgaccATGACCGCGAagcgggcagcagcagcagcgacagAGATGAGGACAGAAGAAGAGAAGACCATACGGAGAGGGCGTTCCACGTGGTTGAGCTGGAGCTCAACTTCGTCATGGACTACTACCACTCGGTGGTCCCGGTGGTGCTGTGCAGCCCGTGGTTCCTGGTCGGCAACTACCTCTTTGTGTTCCTCATCGTGGTGAACCAGGCCATCATGGTGCTCTTCATCACCGGCAATGGCCGCCTGCTCCAAATCATCGGCTGCCTCGCCCGCGACGTCGTCACGCTGTCGCGCCGGGCGATCGACCTCCTCCGGTGCCTCGGCCACAAGCTGCTCAGGACCGTCATCATCGCCTTCTCGTCCTTCAACATCCTCGTGAGCCTCATGCTCTTCCTCACCTTCATCCTCATGGAGGCGTGGGAGTTCGTGGTGTACGTGCTCTCCGACTGGTTCCTCGTGTCCATGCTGTGCGAGTACGCGCGCAGGCCCACGTGGCAGTCGTCGCGGTGTGTGAGCAAGTCCTTCCGCGCGCTTCTGTGGGCGAAGCAGGTCGGCAGGCCGCGTGCTGGGATGTGCTTCAACCAGGTGTGCGTGCTCGACCTTCGCAGGCACACGCCGTGGGTGGTCATCTCCAAGGTGCTCCGGCACCGGTTCCTTGGCGCGCCGTCAGTGCGCGTCCCGGCGGAGGTGAAGCGCGCGGTGTTCGCCTCCCTCGCGGCGaaggcgacgggcggcgagccGCTCAGCAACGGGGTGGCCGTGCTCCACAGCCGCGGCCACCAGGAGCTCCT GAGCGTCACCCACGTCATCCTCGTGTGGCACATCGCCACCAGCATCTTCGAGATGAAGAacgccgcgggcgcggcggggacgacgaggagcgcggagGAGACGGTCGCCACGACGCTATCCAAGTACTGCGCGTACCTGGTGGCGTGCGCGTCGGAGCTCCTCCCGGAGAACCAGGAGGGTTCGGAGCGCGTGTACAAGTGCGTGAAGCGCGCCCTTCGGAGCGCGCTGagcaggaagcggcggcggagcaagTCGGAGACCAGGTTCGATCAGGTGATGAGGATCGAGGGCCCCGACCCGGACGTGGCGGCGAACATGGGCGCCGAGCTGGGGAAGCAGCTGCTGGAGGACTGCGGCTTCGATGGCGGCAACGTTGGGCACGGCTGGGCGCTGCTTGCGGAGCTGTGGACCGAGCTGGTCATCTACATCGCGCCGTCGGAGAAGATCGACGGCCACGCGGAGGCGTTGGCGCAGGGCGGCGAGTTCATCACGCTGCTGTGGGCGCTTGCCACTCACGCCGGCATCACCCGCTAA